From Dendropsophus ebraccatus isolate aDenEbr1 chromosome 2, aDenEbr1.pat, whole genome shotgun sequence, a single genomic window includes:
- the HEY1 gene encoding hairy/enhancer-of-split related with YRPW motif protein 1 gives MKRTHDYSSSDSELDENIEVEKESADENGNLSSPPGSMSPSTTSQILARKRRRGIIEKRRRDRINNSLSELRRLVPSAFEKQGSAKLEKAEILQMTVDHLKMLHTAGGKGYFDAHALAMDYRSLGFRECLAEVARYLSIIEGLDNADPLRVRLVSHLNNYASQREAANSAHTSIGHIPWGGAFGPHPHLSHPLLLAQTPHTNASNTTSSTEAHHQSRLPGSPHADSSALRVPSNGSLTSVLPVVTPSKLSPPLLSSVASLSAFPFSFGSFHLLSPNALSPTAPAPTGKPYRPWGTEIGAF, from the exons ATGAAGAGGACGCACGACTACAGCTCCTCCGACAGCGAGCTGGACGAGAACATCGAGGTGGAGAAGGAGAGTGCCGATGAGAATGG gAATCTGAGTTCCCCTCCCGGTTCTATGTCCCCGTCGACGACGTCCCAGATTTTAGCAAGAAAGAGGCGCAGAGGG ATCATCGAGAAGCGCCGGCGGGACAGGATTAATAACAGCTTATCTGAGCTGCGGAGACTAGTGCCCAGCGCCTTTGAGAAACAG GGTTCGGCAAAGTTAGAAAAAGCAGAGATTCTCCAGATGACGGTCGATCATCTCAAGATGCTGCACACCGCAGGGGGGAAAG GCTACTTTGATGCCCATGCTCTTGCCATGGACTATCGCAGCCTGGGCTTCAGAGAATGTCTTGCAGAGGTTGCCCGCTATCTGAGTATCATTGAAGGCTTGGACAACGCTGACCCCCTCCGAGTACGACTGGTTTCCCATCTGAACAACTACGCTTCCCAGAGAGAAGCAGCCAACAGTGCCCACACCAGCATCGGACACATCCCGTGGGGGGGTGCCTTTGGCCCCCATCCTCATCTATCTCACCCTTTACTGCTGGCACAGACTCCACATACAAATGCAAGCAACACAACGTCCTCCACAGAAGCCCACCACCAGAGCAGACTTCCGGGGTCACCACACGCTGATTCTTCCGCTCTACGGGTCCCCTCCAATGGGAGCCTGACGTCAGTACTTCCAGTGGTGACTCCTTCCAAACTGTCTCCTCCGCTGCTCTCCTCAGTGGCCTCCCTCTCAGCATTCCCATTTTCCTTTGGATCCTTCCACTTACTGTCTCCCAACGCACTGAGCCCGACGGCCCCGGCACCGACAGGCAAACCCTACAGACCCTGGGGGACGGAGATTGGAGCCTTCTAG